TAGCGTTTTTAGCCATACGAGCAGCTATAGGCGAAACTTCTGCACCAGGCGTGAAATCGACCCATTTCCATTTCAGTTCAATTTCAAACTGCTGCTGAATTGATTTCAAACCTGCTTCAATACGGCTTCGAAGCAACTCAAGCTGATCATTATGCTGTGCCCGAATATCCATTGCAAAGCTTGCAGTACCTGGAATAATATTCGTGCTACCACCATCCGCAATAATCTTTGTTAATTTTGCAGAGTGCGGCTCGAACGGCGACAAATGGATACTATTTAACATTAACTGGATAGCCATAATAACATCAATCGCATTTTTCCCTTGGTGTGGTCTTGCACCATGTGCATCTGTGCCATGAATAGTCCCATCTAAAAAATACGCTGCTCCATGATGGATAGCAGGTGAAACCTTTCCTAAAGGAAGCTCTTCAATAGGTCTCAAATGGACACCAAATAAATGTGAAACTCCATCTACAGCACCACGATCAAATGCGGCACAAGCACCATTTCCTACTTCTTCAGCAGGTTGGAAAATAAATCGTACACGATGTTGTAACGGTCGATCTTTTAGTAACAATAATGCTCCTAGAACCATTGTAATATTGGCATCATGACCACACGAATGGTTTGCCTGCCATTTGCCATCTACCTCTTGCCATAGTGCATCAATATCTGCACGAACTGCAACGATCTCATCGCCTGTACCAATTTCTGCAAGCAACCCTGGTACATCGCCTAACAAACGGTATGAAACGTTTAAATCATCTAATATAGATGTAATTTTTTTTGTTGTTTCATACTCCTTCCAGCTTACTTCTGGATAATTATGAAAATGTTCAAACCATTGATACATTGTTTCTTCTAACATTGCTGCACTTGTCATAACTACACCTCGATATACCTTTTTTTCTCCCCCATTATACATGAAAGCTTTTTAGAAAAGTATATATGAAATTAGTACTATATTCATTTAAATATCATATAACTTAATATTAAGAGTATGTTTAAAACCTTCTTACTATTTTATGTAAACTTCATACAAATTGTGTCTGTACAATTTGTATACATATCAAAGGGCTGTGCTAAAAGATATAGTTCTACTTTTAGCACAGCCCTTTTGAAAAATGTTTTATAAACTTGTAAAAAACCCCTCTGGATATTCTTCATAATGTATTTGAATTGGTTGCTCCTCATTGTTTTGGTCAGTAATTTGTAATTCCGACTCCTGGTCCATCAAATATGTTTCAAATTTCGATTTTAAAATGTGCTCCATTTCGTTACCTCCTTTATTAATAGAATTTTCTGATAAAAGAATTATATACTAGCTTTTTATTAAAAATCAACAAATAATACTCATTATGCATAATAAATATTAATTTCATCTCATTTCGAGATAATAAAACTTTAAATTTATTGCAGTTCCACGTAAAAATCATGCCTTTTTCTTTTTTGAAATCTAAAAATAGATAGAGGAAATGGAAAAAGTGTTAGATTGACTGTAATCAATCTAACACTTTTTCGCCATGTCTTTGATGTCCGCTACGGCGCGTGTTTCCGCGGGCACATCGTAAGCCACAACCGTCGCTGTCGCGCCGCCTGTTGCGTCTTACGTTTTGTGCTGTTCCCGCAGGAGTCACTCGCCTTCGCTACCATCGTTCACTTCTATTTTTTTATTTACTGCAATAGATTGAACCTCTAAGGCTTCATTTTTATTACATTAGCGAAAAAATGCCATTAATCTATCACTTTTTACCGCATCGTTAATGTCCGCTACGGCGCGTGCTTTCCCTGGGCACATCGTAAGCCACAACCGTCGCTGTCGCGCCGCCTGTTGTGGCTTACGTTTTGTGCTGTTCCCGCAGGAGTCATTCGCCTTCGCTACCATCGTTCATTTCTAATTTTTTATTTACTGCAATAGATTGAACCACTAAGTTTCATTTTTATTACATAGCGGAAAAATGCCCTCAATCTATCACTTTTTCGCCATGTCTTTGATGTCCGCTACGGCGCGTGTTTCCGCGGGCACATCGTAAGCCACAACCGTCGCTGTCGCGCCGCCTGTTGTGGCTTACGTTTTGTGCTGTTCCCGCAGGAGTCACTCGCCTTCGCTACCATGGACTTTTGCTTTTATTTTATAATACAGTTTGAAATTTTATTATTTTTTAATTAAACAGTCACACTTTTAGTATGGCTGTTGTCATTATCAGTACCGTTTCCACCATATTTGTGCTGTGTTAAAATTTGAATTACTACAAGTACAATAAAAATTCCAAGTCCTGCCCAGTCTGAAAACTTTTCAGGATAGATAAGCAATAGTCCAGCTACGATAGCAAACAAACGCTCAATCCATAGAACTTTACGGTACCAGAACCCTATTACGCCAGCACCGATTGCGACCATCCCCGTAACAGCGGTAAATACTACCCATAAAATTTGCGGTATCGTCGTATCTATCATTAATAAAGCTGGCGAGAAAACAATCATATATGGAATAATAAATGCTGCAATAGCAAGCTTTGCAGAGTTAACGCCAGTCTTAATTGGATCTCCACCTGAAATACCAGAAGCAGCAAATGCGGCGAGTGCTACAGGTGGTGTAATATCGGCAATGATACCAAAGTAGAATACAAAGAAGTGTGCCGATAATAAAATAACAACTGGCACTAATTCTTGTGGTGTATTTGGCGATAATAATGCCACAATTGCAGGTGCTGCTATCGTTGACGTAATAACGTAGTTTGCCGTTGTTGGGGCACCCATTCCTAAAATTAGTGATGCAATCATAACGAAAACAAGCGTTAAAATAATGCTTCCCCCTGCTAATGCTACTAAACTATTGGCTAAACTTAATCCTAGGCCAGTTTTAACAACTACTCCGACAATAATACCTGCACAAGCTGTTGCTGCTACAACACCCAATGCCGTACGAGCGCCCTCCACTAACGCATCGACAATATCTTTTGGCTTTAAACGAGTATCTTTGTTGAACATTGTTACAGCAATTGAAATAACAATTCCGTAAAGTGCAGCATGCATAACAGGTGTTCCGGTTAACATCAAAACAATAATAGCAATAATAGGTAGTAATAAATATATCTTCTTGAATACTTCTTTACGATTAGGCATTTGATCATCACGTAAGCCTCTTAAGCCGACCCGTTTTGCTTCAAAATGCGTCATAATCCAAATACCTGTAAAATAAAGCAACGCAGGAATTGCGGCTGCTTTTGCAATATCCCAATATGTAATTCCGCGTCCTATAAATTCTACCATTAGAAACGCCGCGGCACCCATAATCGGAGGCATTAACTGACCACCAGTAGAAGCTGCTGCTTCAACTGCACCAGCAAATTCTTTACGATATCCAAGTTTTTTCATCATCGGGATTGTATACGAACCTGATGTTACAACGTTGGCCACAGAACTTCCTGAAATCATCCCTTGTAGAGCACTTGAGAAGACAGCTACCTTAGCTGGACCACCAATTAATTTTCCAGCGAAAGCTACAGCTAAATCATTAAAATACTGACCAACCCCTGTTTTTACAAGGAACGCACCAAATAATAAGAACACAAAAATAAATGTAGCAGATACACTAATCGGTGTTCCTAAAATACCATCTGTCGTAAAATACATAAGGTTAACGATACTTTCAAAATCTTGTCCTCTGTGCGCCATAAAGGCAGGGAAATAAGGACCAAAATAAGCATAAATCAAGAAACAAGTCGCGATAATCATAATCGGTAAGCCTACCGCTCGGCGAGCAGCCTCAAGCACGAGAACGACAGCAATTAAACCTACTAAAAAGTCCAACTGTGTGATAGTACCATTACGATTAACAAGCTCCGTATAATTTAATGCCCAATACGAACCTACAACTACAGATAATAACGATAAAATATAATCAAACCATGCAATTTTATGCTTTGGCGCTTTTCTTCGAGCTGGGAATAATAAGAAAATAAGTGCTAACCCAAACCCTAAGTGGATAGTCCGTTGAATCGGTGCTGTAAATTGCCCGAAAATCGCAGTATATAATTGAAACAATGAAAATGCTAATAATCCAAAGAAGATTATATGCTTCATGATTCCTGAAATCGTACGCACATTTGATTCAATATCGTACTTTTCAAGTATTGCTTGTTGCTCTTCTGCCGATATTTGTTCAAATTGTTCTTTTACTTC
The genomic region above belongs to Lysinibacillus sp. FSL W8-0992 and contains:
- a CDS encoding amidohydrolase, translated to MTSAAMLEETMYQWFEHFHNYPEVSWKEYETTKKITSILDDLNVSYRLLGDVPGLLAEIGTGDEIVAVRADIDALWQEVDGKWQANHSCGHDANITMVLGALLLLKDRPLQHRVRFIFQPAEEVGNGACAAFDRGAVDGVSHLFGVHLRPIEELPLGKVSPAIHHGAAYFLDGTIHGTDAHGARPHQGKNAIDVIMAIQLMLNSIHLSPFEPHSAKLTKIIADGGSTNIIPGTASFAMDIRAQHNDQLELLRSRIEAGLKSIQQQFEIELKWKWVDFTPGAEVSPIAARMAKNAILESLGEQFLAEEITTPGSDDFHFYTVKKPELKATMIGIGANLGPGLHHPKMTFERSALIDASKVLACVLEKKPENK
- a CDS encoding TRAP transporter permease; its protein translation is MTKLKERNNEVKEQFEQISAEEQQAILEKYDIESNVRTISGIMKHIIFFGLLAFSLFQLYTAIFGQFTAPIQRTIHLGFGLALIFLLFPARRKAPKHKIAWFDYILSLLSVVVGSYWALNYTELVNRNGTITQLDFLVGLIAVVLVLEAARRAVGLPIMIIATCFLIYAYFGPYFPAFMAHRGQDFESIVNLMYFTTDGILGTPISVSATFIFVFLLFGAFLVKTGVGQYFNDLAVAFAGKLIGGPAKVAVFSSALQGMISGSSVANVVTSGSYTIPMMKKLGYRKEFAGAVEAAASTGGQLMPPIMGAAAFLMVEFIGRGITYWDIAKAAAIPALLYFTGIWIMTHFEAKRVGLRGLRDDQMPNRKEVFKKIYLLLPIIAIIVLMLTGTPVMHAALYGIVISIAVTMFNKDTRLKPKDIVDALVEGARTALGVVAATACAGIIVGVVVKTGLGLSLANSLVALAGGSIILTLVFVMIASLILGMGAPTTANYVITSTIAAPAIVALLSPNTPQELVPVVILLSAHFFVFYFGIIADITPPVALAAFAASGISGGDPIKTGVNSAKLAIAAFIIPYMIVFSPALLMIDTTIPQILWVVFTAVTGMVAIGAGVIGFWYRKVLWIERLFAIVAGLLLIYPEKFSDWAGLGIFIVLVVIQILTQHKYGGNGTDNDNSHTKSVTV